The Ensifer adhaerens genome contains a region encoding:
- a CDS encoding ComEC/Rec2 family competence protein, which produces MSETEIRQASLDVERGSFRLPESDAAVVAATLPTRGRFFLFLRPSWQAIAGRAARFRPAALKPAFLAAIEEERAFGHGFVLIPVFLIFGVLAWLALPFDIRIANLAVLLCIFGIAALACRWRLAPLRAPLIAVTLFICGMLLVAIETWCIDTVVLDAPVTTNLRGVVFSREQDDRGRWRYGLEIEETSRPKLRRQPLKATLVTRGSGEPFPLGAMVEGRARLSPPSGPALPGLNDFAFDSYFKGIGAVGFFYGAPKLSEKVATEEPEAAFSLRSAAAKTMAAMRETVGERIRASIGGDTGALAAALVTAEERAISRETVEVLRQAGLAHVLAISGLNMALAAGTFLIGARTALSMVPGLAHRVPIKKVAAAGALLMVCLYILISGGAVSALRAWIMISIMLVAVFFDRMSISLRNVALAAIVIVVLMPSAVAGPGFQMSFAATLALVAGYGRWRERRTGKAEAAGGRSKGRLITGVAAGILITSLIGGLATSVYSIAYFHRLPAYGLLANILTMPLISIVIMPFGLFAMLLMPFGLEHLPLMAMAWGLDRMLDVARFVTSLDGEVVTGRIGPIGFVLIAIGGVFLCVLRSWLAISGIVLICAGFFSLALEDGSRPDIVIAEDGRILGLVTDDAIATNRPRPPDFIFSQWQRALAVGEHERPVMLPPAADDLYPAMEQAVRRAPPIDGEKATAIRADFSSAIEASRPGRFVCRDKQWCAARSAIGWTIVTLENPRLFPALCDQADLIVVAARVDVEACAPRRARIVDARTLRRTGAIEIRAEQQEGQGSPVMQIRPAFTTLARPWERHRTYDWRSDTFIEDQPTP; this is translated from the coding sequence ATGAGCGAAACGGAAATTCGGCAAGCGTCGCTCGACGTCGAACGCGGAAGCTTCAGGCTTCCCGAATCCGATGCCGCCGTTGTCGCCGCGACATTACCTACGCGAGGCCGGTTCTTCCTGTTTCTCCGGCCATCGTGGCAAGCAATTGCGGGCCGCGCAGCTCGTTTCCGGCCTGCCGCGCTTAAACCGGCATTCCTCGCCGCGATCGAAGAGGAACGGGCATTCGGTCACGGTTTCGTGTTGATCCCGGTGTTCTTGATCTTCGGCGTGCTCGCCTGGCTGGCGCTGCCCTTCGATATCCGGATTGCCAATCTTGCAGTGCTGCTGTGCATTTTCGGAATAGCAGCGCTGGCCTGTCGGTGGCGGCTGGCGCCTTTGAGGGCTCCGTTGATTGCGGTTACGCTCTTCATCTGCGGCATGCTGCTGGTCGCGATCGAGACGTGGTGCATCGACACGGTTGTTCTCGACGCTCCGGTGACCACGAACCTGCGGGGCGTGGTCTTTTCGCGCGAGCAGGACGATCGCGGCCGCTGGCGCTACGGGCTGGAGATCGAGGAAACGAGCCGGCCAAAGCTGCGCCGCCAGCCGCTGAAGGCGACGCTGGTGACGCGGGGCTCCGGAGAGCCGTTTCCGCTCGGCGCGATGGTCGAGGGCAGGGCGCGGCTGTCTCCGCCCTCGGGTCCGGCGCTGCCCGGCCTGAACGATTTCGCCTTCGACAGCTATTTCAAGGGAATCGGCGCCGTCGGGTTTTTCTACGGCGCGCCCAAACTATCCGAGAAGGTGGCGACCGAAGAGCCCGAGGCGGCTTTCTCGCTGCGTTCGGCAGCGGCGAAAACGATGGCCGCAATGCGGGAAACGGTTGGCGAGAGGATCCGCGCCTCGATCGGCGGCGATACCGGCGCGCTTGCGGCGGCTCTGGTGACCGCAGAGGAAAGGGCCATCAGCCGGGAGACGGTCGAGGTGCTGCGACAGGCGGGGCTAGCGCATGTGCTGGCGATCTCCGGCCTCAACATGGCGCTGGCAGCCGGCACGTTTCTGATCGGCGCACGCACTGCTCTCAGCATGGTTCCGGGGCTGGCGCACCGTGTGCCGATCAAGAAGGTTGCCGCTGCCGGTGCGCTGCTGATGGTCTGCCTCTACATCCTCATTTCCGGCGGCGCCGTATCGGCACTTCGCGCCTGGATCATGATCTCGATCATGCTGGTCGCGGTGTTTTTCGACCGCATGTCGATCAGCCTGCGCAACGTCGCGCTCGCCGCAATCGTCATCGTGGTTCTCATGCCTTCGGCTGTGGCCGGGCCAGGCTTCCAGATGTCCTTCGCCGCCACCCTGGCGCTGGTTGCCGGCTACGGGCGCTGGCGCGAACGGCGCACCGGCAAGGCCGAAGCGGCTGGCGGCCGCAGCAAGGGGCGCCTCATCACCGGCGTCGCCGCAGGCATCCTCATCACCTCGCTCATCGGCGGCCTGGCAACGTCGGTCTATTCGATCGCCTACTTCCACAGGCTGCCGGCCTATGGCCTGCTCGCAAACATTCTCACCATGCCGCTGATCAGCATCGTGATCATGCCCTTCGGTCTGTTCGCCATGCTGCTAATGCCGTTCGGGCTTGAGCATCTGCCTTTGATGGCGATGGCGTGGGGTCTCGATCGGATGCTCGACGTCGCCCGGTTCGTGACGTCGCTCGATGGCGAGGTCGTGACCGGCCGCATCGGACCCATCGGCTTCGTGCTGATCGCGATCGGCGGTGTTTTTCTCTGCGTGCTGCGCAGTTGGCTGGCAATCTCTGGCATCGTGCTGATCTGTGCAGGCTTCTTCAGCCTGGCATTGGAAGATGGGAGCCGGCCCGACATCGTGATCGCCGAGGACGGACGCATTCTCGGTCTGGTCACGGATGATGCCATCGCAACGAACCGGCCGCGCCCGCCGGACTTCATATTTTCGCAATGGCAACGGGCGCTCGCCGTGGGGGAGCACGAGCGGCCGGTCATGCTCCCGCCTGCAGCCGATGATCTTTACCCGGCTATGGAACAGGCGGTCCGACGAGCGCCGCCGATCGATGGAGAGAAGGCTACGGCGATCCGTGCGGATTTTTCATCGGCCATCGAGGCAAGCCGGCCAGGTCGATTTGTCTGCCGCGACAAGCAATGGTGTGCGGCGCGCAGCGCCATCGGCTGGACGATCGTCACCCTCGAAAACCCGCGCCTCTTTCCCGCCCTGTGCGATCAGGCAGACCTGATCGTGGTCGCCGCGCGGGTCGATGTGGAAGCGTGCGCGCCGCGCCGAGCCCGCATCGTCGACGCACGGACGCTGCGCCGCACGGGCGCAATCGAAATTCGGGCGGAGCAGCAGGAAGGGCAGGGCTCACCCGTCATGCAAATCCGGCCGGCTTTCACGACGCTTGCCCGTCCCTGGGAGCGCCATCGCACCTATGATTGGCGCAGCGACACCTTCATCGAAGATCAGCCGACGCCCTGA
- the exbB gene encoding tonB-system energizer ExbB has product MPRRARSTINLLAAAMLVLSSAASPTAALAQATTQAPAVNGTQSGATAPSESAPTAESQGTAVTVPPAEPATQAQPTLQAPAATSGEGAPVAVEGAPVTAESTPGTGEGAASQVLPHDLSPIGMFMAADVVVKSVMIGLALASVATWAIFVVKLLELFGAKARLTRAVRLLSAANGLADVKGAFDGKSGPAPEMVAAAIDEMARSEAVIDHAPTGGLKERVSSLLTRIEVRAGKRMTSGTGILASIGSVGPFVGLFGTVWGIMNSFIGISKAQTTNLAIVAPGIAEALLATAIGLVAAIPAVVIYNYFARSVGGYKVILADAAAAVERLVSRDLDHRLARKAQPRRQDFGHTETTIARIG; this is encoded by the coding sequence ATGCCGAGACGAGCCCGATCGACGATCAATTTGTTGGCAGCCGCGATGCTGGTCCTGTCCTCCGCAGCTTCGCCAACGGCCGCCTTGGCCCAAGCGACGACGCAGGCACCCGCGGTTAATGGTACGCAAAGCGGCGCAACAGCGCCGTCCGAATCCGCGCCGACGGCAGAAAGTCAGGGCACGGCCGTAACCGTTCCGCCGGCGGAACCGGCGACACAGGCGCAGCCGACACTGCAAGCTCCTGCCGCTACGTCGGGCGAGGGGGCGCCGGTAGCCGTTGAAGGCGCCCCGGTGACGGCGGAAAGCACGCCTGGAACGGGCGAGGGTGCAGCAAGCCAAGTGTTGCCGCATGATCTTTCGCCGATTGGCATGTTCATGGCCGCCGACGTGGTGGTGAAGAGCGTGATGATTGGCCTTGCGCTGGCGTCCGTCGCCACCTGGGCGATCTTTGTGGTCAAGCTGCTGGAACTCTTTGGCGCCAAGGCGCGCCTGACGCGCGCAGTTCGCCTGCTGTCGGCTGCCAACGGCCTGGCAGACGTCAAGGGAGCCTTTGACGGCAAGTCGGGACCGGCGCCCGAAATGGTCGCCGCGGCGATCGACGAAATGGCCCGCTCGGAGGCGGTGATCGACCATGCGCCGACAGGCGGCCTGAAGGAGCGTGTTTCCTCGCTTCTGACCCGCATCGAGGTTCGCGCCGGTAAGCGCATGACAAGTGGCACCGGCATCCTGGCCTCGATCGGCTCCGTCGGCCCGTTCGTCGGCCTTTTCGGCACGGTCTGGGGGATCATGAATTCCTTCATCGGCATCAGCAAGGCACAGACGACCAATCTGGCGATCGTGGCGCCGGGCATCGCGGAGGCGCTTTTGGCGACCGCTATCGGCCTGGTGGCGGCGATCCCGGCCGTCGTCATCTACAACTATTTTGCCCGCTCGGTCGGTGGCTACAAGGTCATTCTCGCCGATGCTGCGGCGGCCGTGGAACGGCTCGTCAGCCGCGACCTCGACCATCGCCTGGCCCGCAAGGCGCAGCCGCGCCGCCAGGACTTCGGTCACACCGAGACGACCATCGCAAGGATCGGGTGA
- the exbD gene encoding TonB system transport protein ExbD, whose translation MAGKISDGGGDLDENAEINVTPFIDVMLVLLIIFMVAAPLATVDMKVDLPQSAAKPAPRDDKPVFVTLKADLALAIGNDETARESFADELKRLTEGNTETRVLLRADKAVDYGELMTVMNLIQNAGYTKIALVGLEGAPGR comes from the coding sequence ATGGCCGGAAAAATCAGCGACGGTGGCGGCGATCTCGATGAAAACGCCGAGATCAACGTCACCCCCTTCATCGACGTCATGCTGGTGCTGTTGATCATTTTCATGGTGGCGGCGCCGCTCGCCACCGTGGACATGAAGGTGGACCTGCCGCAATCGGCCGCAAAGCCGGCTCCGCGGGACGACAAGCCGGTCTTCGTGACTTTGAAGGCCGATCTGGCTCTGGCGATCGGCAACGATGAGACGGCGCGCGAGAGCTTTGCCGACGAGTTGAAGCGCCTGACCGAAGGCAATACAGAGACGCGCGTTCTGCTGCGCGCGGACAAAGCCGTCGACTACGGTGAGCTGATGACGGTGATGAACCTCATTCAGAACGCCGGCTACACCAAGATTGCCCTCGTTGGGCTGGAAGGCGCGCCGGGACGCTGA
- a CDS encoding protein-L-isoaspartate O-methyltransferase family protein, with translation MNFEAARTKMVDNQIRTTDVTSHSVLSAFLSVPREEFVPAKMKELAYIDTDISLEVTNGNAPRFLMEPSPLAKLLQLAEIAKSDVVLEIGCGTGYASALLSQVAGSVVALESDEGLAATATETLSRLGYDNIAVVTGELEKGYAAEAPYDVIFVHGSVEVLPTALFEQLRDGGRLVVVEGFGNASRAKLYVHEHGKTSERPDFNTAVKPLPGFRRAQEFVF, from the coding sequence ATGAATTTCGAAGCAGCGCGCACCAAGATGGTGGACAACCAGATCCGCACGACGGATGTCACGTCCCACTCGGTCCTGTCCGCGTTCCTGAGCGTGCCGCGCGAGGAGTTCGTGCCTGCCAAGATGAAAGAGCTTGCCTACATCGACACGGATATCTCGCTTGAGGTTACCAATGGCAACGCACCGCGTTTCCTGATGGAGCCGTCGCCGCTCGCCAAGCTTCTCCAGCTGGCCGAAATCGCCAAGTCCGATGTCGTCCTGGAGATCGGCTGCGGCACCGGCTACGCGTCCGCACTGCTGTCACAGGTTGCAGGTTCGGTCGTTGCGCTCGAAAGCGATGAAGGCCTCGCCGCCACCGCGACGGAAACGCTGTCTCGCCTCGGCTACGACAACATCGCCGTCGTGACCGGCGAACTCGAGAAGGGATATGCCGCCGAGGCACCCTATGACGTGATCTTCGTTCACGGCTCGGTCGAAGTCCTGCCGACCGCTTTGTTCGAGCAGCTGCGCGATGGCGGGCGGCTGGTCGTCGTTGAAGGATTTGGCAATGCTTCTCGCGCTAAACTCTATGTGCACGAGCACGGAAAGACGTCCGAGCGCCCCGATTTCAACACCGCGGTCAAGCCGCTTCCCGGCTTCCGTCGTGCACAGGAATTTGTTTTTTGA